The stretch of DNA TCCGGCCTCAACAGCCTGAATTAATTGGCTCGGAGTGCATGGCTTGGTCAGGAAGCGGAATACCGCCCCGTCATTCAGGGCCTTGATTGCGGCATCCATGTCCGCATTACCGGTCAGGATCATTAAGACCGATTCCGGGGAAAGTCTGCCAGCTGCTTCCAGAAAGGAAAAACCATCCATTAACGGCATTTTCAGGTCGGAAATAATTACTGCATACGGTCCTTCCAGCTCTACTTTATGCAGACCTTCTTCCGGACCGAGGGCTGTCTCAAAATTAAATTGGCGGAGCAGGCCAGCCTTGAACGTATTCAAAATGCTGACTTCATCATCGACCAGAAGTACCTTTCTCTCGTCTAAAATCATGTGACCCCTTTTCTGCATACTGCTCAGATAGATAGCTGCACATAGCTCAGCACCACCTCATTCGGGCTTTTTCCACTATAAAAGTATCGTTTAATGTGTTGAACTTGTCCAGTCTCATTTAGGGGGGCAGTGGAATTGCTTAACATCAGGGCAAACTGATGGACTCCTGGACTCCAGGGAGCTGTATGTTTACCATGTAGAAAGCTGGGTGTCCTTTCGTTGTAATTAAACCTATTACCGCAAGGAGTTATTATGGGTGAACTTATCCTTGCCGGTGCCGGGCACGCGCACATGTTGCTGATGGAAGCCATCCCTGAGATCATTGCGGACGGGCACCGCGTCACGGTTATCGGCCCGGATGAGCGTCATTATTACTCGGGAATGGGGCCCGGTATGCTCGGTGGTGCTTATGGTCCCGACGAAATCAGTTTTCCGGTGAAATCCATGGTGGAAAGCCGGGGCGGTAATTTCATATTCGGCAGGGTTGCGCGCATAGATCCACACAAGCGTCTGGTCTTCCTTGAAGCGGGCCCGGAAGTACCCTACGACGTGCTTTCCTGTAATCTTGGCAGCTATGTACCCAGCGGCTTCGCAGGCGGGGACAGTACCGATGTCTATACCGTAAAACCCATACAGAATCTTTTGCAGGCCCGCATGCGGATTCAGGAAATCGGTTTGGAACGTCCGGTACGCATCGGCATATGCGGGGGCGGTCCCGCAGCACTTGAAGTGGCCGGTAACGCTCTGGCAGCGGCCGAAGAGCAGGGATATTTCGGTGCGAAGGTCCGGATTTTTACGGGCAGCGCATTTCTTCGCAACCAGCCGGACAGAGTGCGCAGACTTGCGCTCAAAAGCTTGAACAAACGCGGAATAGATATTGTCCAAGGCAGTTACGTGGAGCGTGTGGCAACCGGCTCCGTCATATTGCAAAACGGACAACACTACGAACAGGACATCATTTTTCTGGCTTTAGGTGTGAAGCCTTCAAGTGTTTTCACCGCTTCTGAGCTGCCCACAGGGAAGGATGGCGGACTCATGGTCAACCGCTACCTGCAATCCATTTCCCATCCGGAAATCTTCGCTGGAGGCGATTGTATATGCTTTGAACCGAGCCCACTGGATAAAGTGGGTGTCTATGCCGTACGTCAGAATCCCGTGCTGGTACATAACGTGCGGGCGCAGCTGGGGGGCCGTCCTCTGAACCCGTTTGATCCGGGCGGTTCCTATCTTCTCATATTTAATACCGGGGGCGGGAAAGGTATTTTGCACAAAAACGGATTGAGCTTCGGCGGTCCGCTCGCTTTCCGGATCAAGGATTATATCGACAGGAGATTTATTAAGCGATTTACGGGTTCTTGAGTCTGTTTGGTTCATCAGAATGTGAGTCATTTTATGGATCTATTTCTTGCCTGTTGACTTTTATATGGAGTGAATATATATTTATATATTTTATAAACATATAACTTAATGTGTTGTTGAAATGCTGTTTAATTCTTTTGAATTTTTGTTTATTTTCTTTCCGTCTGTTCTGCTGTCCTTCTTTATTACAGCCCGTTTAACCGCAGGATCTTCCTACTACAGACTGCCTTATGTCATCCTTTTTGCGGCTTCGACAATATTTTACGCATGCTGGGATTACCATTATTTATGGTTGATCTTTATGTCGGTTGTTGTGAACTTTATTTTCGGAAAAGTTATGTGTAATGAAGAGAATAAAGCAAAGCCCTTACTTGTTGCAGCTCTTTTATTTAATCTGTCGCTGCTTGGTTATTATAAATATACAGATTTTTTTATTTCAAATTTTAATTTATTAACGGGTGCGAACTTTAACCTTCAGCATATTATTCTTCCGCTGGGGATTTCTTTTTTTACTTTTACGCAAATAGCATTTCTAGTTGATATATACCGCAATGATATAAAAGAATTCAACTTTCTGGATTATGCAACCACCATTACCTTTTTTCCCCATTTAGTGGCTGGTCCAATTCTTTTTCATCATTTAATGATGCCGCAGCTGCAAAAAAAG from Desulfovibrio sp. JC010 encodes:
- a CDS encoding NAD(P)/FAD-dependent oxidoreductase; its protein translation is MGELILAGAGHAHMLLMEAIPEIIADGHRVTVIGPDERHYYSGMGPGMLGGAYGPDEISFPVKSMVESRGGNFIFGRVARIDPHKRLVFLEAGPEVPYDVLSCNLGSYVPSGFAGGDSTDVYTVKPIQNLLQARMRIQEIGLERPVRIGICGGGPAALEVAGNALAAAEEQGYFGAKVRIFTGSAFLRNQPDRVRRLALKSLNKRGIDIVQGSYVERVATGSVILQNGQHYEQDIIFLALGVKPSSVFTASELPTGKDGGLMVNRYLQSISHPEIFAGGDCICFEPSPLDKVGVYAVRQNPVLVHNVRAQLGGRPLNPFDPGGSYLLIFNTGGGKGILHKNGLSFGGPLAFRIKDYIDRRFIKRFTGS